In a single window of the Drosophila albomicans strain 15112-1751.03 chromosome 3, ASM965048v2, whole genome shotgun sequence genome:
- the LOC117569955 gene encoding trehalase isoform X3 — MSARKCAECGEVHLAGANGAIYCCGTLLRAVQMSNMFKDSKYFVDMASRYSPDRILADWQLFCSCKKNENSVKHLTNFVENHFEPPGTELEAWCPPDWRCEPAFLAQVKDPELKKFASELNKMWKSLGRHIKDCVRSNPLQYSLVYVPNPFIVPGGRFNEFYYWDTYWIVRGLLYNGMAQTARGMIDNLLYIVSQYKFVPNGGRIYYWGRSQPPLLVPMVKSYVEMTNDRKYAVQVLPILEMEIDNFLSNHAVQVKGRTMYQYRDKSNGPRPESFREDVASASGFATNTEKEEHYSHLKAACESGMDFSSRWFVSDCGNNVGTLANIKTTWIVPVDLNCILFRNCKTLAEFNSWMGNTDRAENYRMIAGNLIKAITAVLWNEERGVWFDYDLKNKVPRDYFVATNLSPLWARAYPINNADKITESLMRYIEENKLDSFPGGVPHTLSNTGEQWDYPNVWPPMMHVLIEGLNNLGTPQAKELSQRWRDRWVRSNYEAYKKTGFMYEKYNCEVFGSGGSGEYVNQTGFGWTNGVLIELLAKYGQELTAKDPADAAGCVCPEDDDKSTGKPIVDEECPITSEAYLAQKLEKSQAACATPVNAECNGNGGNTGNAGNAANAQETETGCSVMCCRTVYEEEEEPALIESFATSEQECQCGEEPIKPDPVAKAQTPCPPQTPPQAPCPPQTPPQAPCPPKAQPQVQCPPKAQPQAQCPTSTVNVATATAETRASIAICPVCHEVCDKQEKREKPPIFSLASAAECADPCKASEPKPIEIEMEDVDCLLDLTPSQLEEATAACPCDTEVVNDGCAEAQARSAEDGQDCGESPSVAPDCSVGPAPPNPMLRKVFPLADSTTGNCFDAKPQEANNDDDDHCICCRAKADARAENQKECN, encoded by the exons ATGTCTGCTCGCAAATGCGCTGAATGTGGCGAAGTGCACCTGGCAGGTGCCAATGG TGCCATCTATTGCTGTGGCACCTTGCTACGGGCAGTACAAATGTCGAATATGTTCAAGGACTCGAAATATTTTGTGGATATGGCCAGTCGCTATTCGCCTGATCGAATTTTGGCCGATTGGCAGCTCTTCTGCAGCTgcaaaaagaatgaaaactCGGTGAAGCATTTAACCAATTTCGTGGAGAATCATTTCGAGCCACCTGGCACAGAGTTGGAGGCCTGGTGTCCACCTGATTGGCGCTGCGAGCCCGCGTTCTTGGCCCAAGTTAAGGATCCCGAACTGAAGAAGTTTGCCTCGGAGCTGAACAAGATGTGGAAGAGTCTCGGTCGCCACATCAAAGACTGCGTCCGTTCGAATCCATTGCAATACTCCCTGGTCTATGTACCGAATCCGTTTATAGTGCCTGGTGGACGATTCAATGAGTTCTACTATTGGGACACGTATTGGATTGTGCGTGGTCTGCTGTACAATGGCATGGCACAGACGGCACGGGGTATGATCGATAACCTGCTGTACATTGTGTCGCAGTACAAGTTTGTGCCGAATGGTGGACGCATCTATTATTGGGGTCGCTCGCAGCCACCGCTGCTGGTGCCCATGGTGAAGTCGTACGTGGAGATGACCAATGATCGCAAGTATGCGGTACAAGTGCTGCCCATACTCGAGATGGAGATCGATAATTTCCTGAGCAATCATGCGGTTCAGGTCAAGGGACGCACCATGTATCAGTATCGCGACAAATCGAATGGACCACGACCCGAATCGTTTCGCGAGGATGTGGCGAGTGCCTCAGGCTTTGCCACGAACACCGAAAAGGAGGAGCACTACTCGCATCTGAAGGCTGCCTGTGAGTCGGGCATGGACTTTAGTTCACGCTGGTTTGTCTCCGACTGTGGTAATAATGTGGGTACTTTGGCCAACATCAAGACCACCTGGATAGTGCCTGTTGATCTGAACTGCATATTGTTTCGCAATTGCAAGACACTCGCCGAGTTCAACTCGTGGATGGGCAACACGGACAGAGCGGAAAACTATCGCATGATTGCGGGCAATCTAATCAAGGCCATAACCGCAGTGCTGTGGAATGAGGAGCGTGGCGTTTGGTTCGATTACGATCTGAAGAACAAGGTGCCTCGCGATTATTTTGTTGCCACAAATCTGTCGCCACTTTGGGCGCGTGCGTATCCCATCAACAATGCTGACAAGATCACCGAGTCGCTAATGCGTTACATTGAGGAGAATAAGCTGGATTCGTTTCCGGGTGGCGTTCCACACACACTGAGCAATACGGGTGAACAATGGGACTATCCGAATGTGTGGCCTCCGATGATGCATGTGCTGATCGAGGGCCTCAATAATCTAGGAACGCCACAGGCCAAGGAATTGTCGCAACGCTGGCGTGATCGATGGGTGCGATCCAACTATGAGGCTTACAAGAAGACCGGATTCATGTACGAAAAG TACAACTGCGAGGTATTCGGCAGCGGCGGTTCGGGTGAGTACGTCAATCAGACCGGATTTGGCTGGACAAATGGAGTGCTCATCGAGCTACTGGCCAAGTATGGCCAGGAGTTGACAGCGAAGGATCCAGCTGATGCTGCAGGTTGTGTGTGCCCAGAAGACGATGATAAGTCAACTGGCAAGCCGATTGTAGATGAAGAGTGTCCCATAACAAGCGAAGCCTATTTGGCGCAAAAGCTAGAGAAATCGCAAGCTGCTTGTGCGACGCCAGTAAATGCGGAATGCAACGGAAATGGTGGCAACACCGGAAATGCTGGCAATGCCGCAAATGCACAGGAGACTGAGACAGGTTGTTCGGTGATGTGTTGTCGCACGGTCTatgaggaggaagaggaacCCGCGCTTATTGAGAGCTTCGCAACAAGCGAACAAGAATGTCAGTGTGGCGAAGAACCTATTAAACCAGATCCAGTTGCCAAAGCGCAGACACCGTGCCCACCACAAACACCGCCACAGGCACCGTGTCCACCACAAACACCGCCACAG GCACCGTGTCCACCAAAAGCACAGCCACAAGTACAGTGCCCACCAAAAGCACAGCCACAGGCACAGTGTCCAACGTCCACAGTTAATGTGGCCACAGCTACAGCAGAGACTAGAGCATCGATTGCTATTTGTCCAGTTTGTCATGAAGTCTGCGATAAGCAGGAGAAGCGAGAGAAGCCACCGATCTTTTCACTTGCCTCGGCTGCAGAGTGTGCTGACCCCTGCAAAGCCAGTGAGCCGAAACCAATTGAGATCGAGATGGAAGATGTGGACTGTCTGCTTGACTTGACACCGTCTCAGCTAGAGGAAGCAACTGCAGCTTGTCCGTGTGATACTGAAGTGGTCAACGACGGCTGTGCCGAAGCACAGGCTAGAAGTGCTGAGGATGGACAAGATTGTGGCGAAAGTCCATCAGTTGCACCCGACTGTAGTGTTGGTCCTGCTCCACCTAATCCCATGCTGAGGAAGGTCTTTCCGCTGGCCGATTCCACGACGGGAAATTGCTTTGATGCGAAGCCGCAGGAGGCgaacaacgacgatgacgaccaCTGCATATGCTGTCGCGCTAAAGCGGATGCGCGTGCGGAAAACCAAAAGGAATGCAATTAA
- the LOC117569955 gene encoding trehalase isoform X4 — protein sequence MSARKCAECGEVHLAGANGAIYCCGTLLRAVQMSNMFKDSKYFVDMASRYSPDRILADWQLFCSCKKNENSVKHLTNFVENHFEPPGTELEAWCPPDWRCEPAFLAQVKDPELKKFASELNKMWKSLGRHIKDCVRSNPLQYSLVYVPNPFIVPGGRFNEFYYWDTYWIVRGLLYNGMAQTARGMIDNLLYIVSQYKFVPNGGRIYYWGRSQPPLLVPMVKSYVEMTNDRKYAVQVLPILEMEIDNFLSNHAVQVKGRTMYQYRDKSNGPRPESFREDVASASGFATNTEKEEHYSHLKAACESGMDFSSRWFVSDCGNNVGTLANIKTTWIVPVDLNCILFRNCKTLAEFNSWMGNTDRAENYRMIAGNLIKAITAVLWNEERGVWFDYDLKNKVPRDYFVATNLSPLWARAYPINNADKITESLMRYIEENKLDSFPGGVPHTLSNTGEQWDYPNVWPPMMHVLIEGLNNLGTPQAKELSQRWRDRWVRSNYEAYKKTGFMYEKYNCEVFGSGGSGEYVNQTGFGWTNGVLIELLAKYGQELTAKDPADAAGCVCPEDDDKSTGKPIVDEECPITSEAYLAQKLEKSQAACATPVNAECNGNGGNTGNAGNAANAQETETGCSVMCCRTVYEEEEEPALIESFATSEQECQCGEEPIKPDPVAKAQTPCPPQTPPQAPCPPKAQPQVQCPPKAQPQAQCPTSTVNVATATAETRASIAICPVCHEVCDKQEKREKPPIFSLASAAECADPCKASEPKPIEIEMEDVDCLLDLTPSQLEEATAACPCDTEVVNDGCAEAQARSAEDGQDCGESPSVAPDCSVGPAPPNPMLRKVFPLADSTTGNCFDAKPQEANNDDDDHCICCRAKADARAENQKECN from the exons ATGTCTGCTCGCAAATGCGCTGAATGTGGCGAAGTGCACCTGGCAGGTGCCAATGG TGCCATCTATTGCTGTGGCACCTTGCTACGGGCAGTACAAATGTCGAATATGTTCAAGGACTCGAAATATTTTGTGGATATGGCCAGTCGCTATTCGCCTGATCGAATTTTGGCCGATTGGCAGCTCTTCTGCAGCTgcaaaaagaatgaaaactCGGTGAAGCATTTAACCAATTTCGTGGAGAATCATTTCGAGCCACCTGGCACAGAGTTGGAGGCCTGGTGTCCACCTGATTGGCGCTGCGAGCCCGCGTTCTTGGCCCAAGTTAAGGATCCCGAACTGAAGAAGTTTGCCTCGGAGCTGAACAAGATGTGGAAGAGTCTCGGTCGCCACATCAAAGACTGCGTCCGTTCGAATCCATTGCAATACTCCCTGGTCTATGTACCGAATCCGTTTATAGTGCCTGGTGGACGATTCAATGAGTTCTACTATTGGGACACGTATTGGATTGTGCGTGGTCTGCTGTACAATGGCATGGCACAGACGGCACGGGGTATGATCGATAACCTGCTGTACATTGTGTCGCAGTACAAGTTTGTGCCGAATGGTGGACGCATCTATTATTGGGGTCGCTCGCAGCCACCGCTGCTGGTGCCCATGGTGAAGTCGTACGTGGAGATGACCAATGATCGCAAGTATGCGGTACAAGTGCTGCCCATACTCGAGATGGAGATCGATAATTTCCTGAGCAATCATGCGGTTCAGGTCAAGGGACGCACCATGTATCAGTATCGCGACAAATCGAATGGACCACGACCCGAATCGTTTCGCGAGGATGTGGCGAGTGCCTCAGGCTTTGCCACGAACACCGAAAAGGAGGAGCACTACTCGCATCTGAAGGCTGCCTGTGAGTCGGGCATGGACTTTAGTTCACGCTGGTTTGTCTCCGACTGTGGTAATAATGTGGGTACTTTGGCCAACATCAAGACCACCTGGATAGTGCCTGTTGATCTGAACTGCATATTGTTTCGCAATTGCAAGACACTCGCCGAGTTCAACTCGTGGATGGGCAACACGGACAGAGCGGAAAACTATCGCATGATTGCGGGCAATCTAATCAAGGCCATAACCGCAGTGCTGTGGAATGAGGAGCGTGGCGTTTGGTTCGATTACGATCTGAAGAACAAGGTGCCTCGCGATTATTTTGTTGCCACAAATCTGTCGCCACTTTGGGCGCGTGCGTATCCCATCAACAATGCTGACAAGATCACCGAGTCGCTAATGCGTTACATTGAGGAGAATAAGCTGGATTCGTTTCCGGGTGGCGTTCCACACACACTGAGCAATACGGGTGAACAATGGGACTATCCGAATGTGTGGCCTCCGATGATGCATGTGCTGATCGAGGGCCTCAATAATCTAGGAACGCCACAGGCCAAGGAATTGTCGCAACGCTGGCGTGATCGATGGGTGCGATCCAACTATGAGGCTTACAAGAAGACCGGATTCATGTACGAAAAG TACAACTGCGAGGTATTCGGCAGCGGCGGTTCGGGTGAGTACGTCAATCAGACCGGATTTGGCTGGACAAATGGAGTGCTCATCGAGCTACTGGCCAAGTATGGCCAGGAGTTGACAGCGAAGGATCCAGCTGATGCTGCAGGTTGTGTGTGCCCAGAAGACGATGATAAGTCAACTGGCAAGCCGATTGTAGATGAAGAGTGTCCCATAACAAGCGAAGCCTATTTGGCGCAAAAGCTAGAGAAATCGCAAGCTGCTTGTGCGACGCCAGTAAATGCGGAATGCAACGGAAATGGTGGCAACACCGGAAATGCTGGCAATGCCGCAAATGCACAGGAGACTGAGACAGGTTGTTCGGTGATGTGTTGTCGCACGGTCTatgaggaggaagaggaacCCGCGCTTATTGAGAGCTTCGCAACAAGCGAACAAGAATGTCAGTGTGGCGAAGAACCTATTAAACCAGATCCAGTTGCCAAAGCGCAGACACCGTGCCCACCACAAACACCGCCACAG GCACCGTGTCCACCAAAAGCACAGCCACAAGTACAGTGCCCACCAAAAGCACAGCCACAGGCACAGTGTCCAACGTCCACAGTTAATGTGGCCACAGCTACAGCAGAGACTAGAGCATCGATTGCTATTTGTCCAGTTTGTCATGAAGTCTGCGATAAGCAGGAGAAGCGAGAGAAGCCACCGATCTTTTCACTTGCCTCGGCTGCAGAGTGTGCTGACCCCTGCAAAGCCAGTGAGCCGAAACCAATTGAGATCGAGATGGAAGATGTGGACTGTCTGCTTGACTTGACACCGTCTCAGCTAGAGGAAGCAACTGCAGCTTGTCCGTGTGATACTGAAGTGGTCAACGACGGCTGTGCCGAAGCACAGGCTAGAAGTGCTGAGGATGGACAAGATTGTGGCGAAAGTCCATCAGTTGCACCCGACTGTAGTGTTGGTCCTGCTCCACCTAATCCCATGCTGAGGAAGGTCTTTCCGCTGGCCGATTCCACGACGGGAAATTGCTTTGATGCGAAGCCGCAGGAGGCgaacaacgacgatgacgaccaCTGCATATGCTGTCGCGCTAAAGCGGATGCGCGTGCGGAAAACCAAAAGGAATGCAATTAA
- the LOC117569955 gene encoding trehalase isoform X2, with protein MSARKCAECGEVHLAGANGAIYCCGTLLRAVQMSNMFKDSKYFVDMASRYSPDRILADWQLFCSCKKNENSVKHLTNFVENHFEPPGTELEAWCPPDWRCEPAFLAQVKDPELKKFASELNKMWKSLGRHIKDCVRSNPLQYSLVYVPNPFIVPGGRFNEFYYWDTYWIVRGLLYNGMAQTARGMIDNLLYIVSQYKFVPNGGRIYYWGRSQPPLLVPMVKSYVEMTNDRKYAVQVLPILEMEIDNFLSNHAVQVKGRTMYQYRDKSNGPRPESFREDVASASGFATNTEKEEHYSHLKAACESGMDFSSRWFVSDCGNNVGTLANIKTTWIVPVDLNCILFRNCKTLAEFNSWMGNTDRAENYRMIAGNLIKAITAVLWNEERGVWFDYDLKNKVPRDYFVATNLSPLWARAYPINNADKITESLMRYIEENKLDSFPGGVPHTLSNTGEQWDYPNVWPPMMHVLIEGLNNLGTPQAKELSQRWRDRWVRSNYEAYKKTGFMYEKYNCEVFGSGGSGEYVNQTGFGWTNGVLIELLAKYGQELTAKDPADAAGCVCPEDDDKSTGKPIVDEECPITSEAYLAQKLEKSQAACATPVNAECNGNGGNTGNAGNAANAQETETGCSVMCCRTVYEEEEEPALIESFATSEQECQCGEEPIKPDPVAKAQTPCPPQTPPQAPCPPKAQPQAPCPPKAQPQVQCPPKAQPQAQCPTSTVNVATATAETRASIAICPVCHEVCDKQEKREKPPIFSLASAAECADPCKASEPKPIEIEMEDVDCLLDLTPSQLEEATAACPCDTEVVNDGCAEAQARSAEDGQDCGESPSVAPDCSVGPAPPNPMLRKVFPLADSTTGNCFDAKPQEANNDDDDHCICCRAKADARAENQKECN; from the exons ATGTCTGCTCGCAAATGCGCTGAATGTGGCGAAGTGCACCTGGCAGGTGCCAATGG TGCCATCTATTGCTGTGGCACCTTGCTACGGGCAGTACAAATGTCGAATATGTTCAAGGACTCGAAATATTTTGTGGATATGGCCAGTCGCTATTCGCCTGATCGAATTTTGGCCGATTGGCAGCTCTTCTGCAGCTgcaaaaagaatgaaaactCGGTGAAGCATTTAACCAATTTCGTGGAGAATCATTTCGAGCCACCTGGCACAGAGTTGGAGGCCTGGTGTCCACCTGATTGGCGCTGCGAGCCCGCGTTCTTGGCCCAAGTTAAGGATCCCGAACTGAAGAAGTTTGCCTCGGAGCTGAACAAGATGTGGAAGAGTCTCGGTCGCCACATCAAAGACTGCGTCCGTTCGAATCCATTGCAATACTCCCTGGTCTATGTACCGAATCCGTTTATAGTGCCTGGTGGACGATTCAATGAGTTCTACTATTGGGACACGTATTGGATTGTGCGTGGTCTGCTGTACAATGGCATGGCACAGACGGCACGGGGTATGATCGATAACCTGCTGTACATTGTGTCGCAGTACAAGTTTGTGCCGAATGGTGGACGCATCTATTATTGGGGTCGCTCGCAGCCACCGCTGCTGGTGCCCATGGTGAAGTCGTACGTGGAGATGACCAATGATCGCAAGTATGCGGTACAAGTGCTGCCCATACTCGAGATGGAGATCGATAATTTCCTGAGCAATCATGCGGTTCAGGTCAAGGGACGCACCATGTATCAGTATCGCGACAAATCGAATGGACCACGACCCGAATCGTTTCGCGAGGATGTGGCGAGTGCCTCAGGCTTTGCCACGAACACCGAAAAGGAGGAGCACTACTCGCATCTGAAGGCTGCCTGTGAGTCGGGCATGGACTTTAGTTCACGCTGGTTTGTCTCCGACTGTGGTAATAATGTGGGTACTTTGGCCAACATCAAGACCACCTGGATAGTGCCTGTTGATCTGAACTGCATATTGTTTCGCAATTGCAAGACACTCGCCGAGTTCAACTCGTGGATGGGCAACACGGACAGAGCGGAAAACTATCGCATGATTGCGGGCAATCTAATCAAGGCCATAACCGCAGTGCTGTGGAATGAGGAGCGTGGCGTTTGGTTCGATTACGATCTGAAGAACAAGGTGCCTCGCGATTATTTTGTTGCCACAAATCTGTCGCCACTTTGGGCGCGTGCGTATCCCATCAACAATGCTGACAAGATCACCGAGTCGCTAATGCGTTACATTGAGGAGAATAAGCTGGATTCGTTTCCGGGTGGCGTTCCACACACACTGAGCAATACGGGTGAACAATGGGACTATCCGAATGTGTGGCCTCCGATGATGCATGTGCTGATCGAGGGCCTCAATAATCTAGGAACGCCACAGGCCAAGGAATTGTCGCAACGCTGGCGTGATCGATGGGTGCGATCCAACTATGAGGCTTACAAGAAGACCGGATTCATGTACGAAAAG TACAACTGCGAGGTATTCGGCAGCGGCGGTTCGGGTGAGTACGTCAATCAGACCGGATTTGGCTGGACAAATGGAGTGCTCATCGAGCTACTGGCCAAGTATGGCCAGGAGTTGACAGCGAAGGATCCAGCTGATGCTGCAGGTTGTGTGTGCCCAGAAGACGATGATAAGTCAACTGGCAAGCCGATTGTAGATGAAGAGTGTCCCATAACAAGCGAAGCCTATTTGGCGCAAAAGCTAGAGAAATCGCAAGCTGCTTGTGCGACGCCAGTAAATGCGGAATGCAACGGAAATGGTGGCAACACCGGAAATGCTGGCAATGCCGCAAATGCACAGGAGACTGAGACAGGTTGTTCGGTGATGTGTTGTCGCACGGTCTatgaggaggaagaggaacCCGCGCTTATTGAGAGCTTCGCAACAAGCGAACAAGAATGTCAGTGTGGCGAAGAACCTATTAAACCAGATCCAGTTGCCAAAGCGCAGACACCGTGCCCACCACAAACACCGCCACAG GCACCGTGTCCACCAAAAGCACAGCCACAGGCACCGTGTCCACCAAAAGCACAGCCACAAGTACAGTGCCCACCAAAAGCACAGCCACAGGCACAGTGTCCAACGTCCACAGTTAATGTGGCCACAGCTACAGCAGAGACTAGAGCATCGATTGCTATTTGTCCAGTTTGTCATGAAGTCTGCGATAAGCAGGAGAAGCGAGAGAAGCCACCGATCTTTTCACTTGCCTCGGCTGCAGAGTGTGCTGACCCCTGCAAAGCCAGTGAGCCGAAACCAATTGAGATCGAGATGGAAGATGTGGACTGTCTGCTTGACTTGACACCGTCTCAGCTAGAGGAAGCAACTGCAGCTTGTCCGTGTGATACTGAAGTGGTCAACGACGGCTGTGCCGAAGCACAGGCTAGAAGTGCTGAGGATGGACAAGATTGTGGCGAAAGTCCATCAGTTGCACCCGACTGTAGTGTTGGTCCTGCTCCACCTAATCCCATGCTGAGGAAGGTCTTTCCGCTGGCCGATTCCACGACGGGAAATTGCTTTGATGCGAAGCCGCAGGAGGCgaacaacgacgatgacgaccaCTGCATATGCTGTCGCGCTAAAGCGGATGCGCGTGCGGAAAACCAAAAGGAATGCAATTAA
- the LOC117569955 gene encoding trehalase isoform X1, with protein sequence MSARKCAECGEVHLAGANGAIYCCGTLLRAVQMSNMFKDSKYFVDMASRYSPDRILADWQLFCSCKKNENSVKHLTNFVENHFEPPGTELEAWCPPDWRCEPAFLAQVKDPELKKFASELNKMWKSLGRHIKDCVRSNPLQYSLVYVPNPFIVPGGRFNEFYYWDTYWIVRGLLYNGMAQTARGMIDNLLYIVSQYKFVPNGGRIYYWGRSQPPLLVPMVKSYVEMTNDRKYAVQVLPILEMEIDNFLSNHAVQVKGRTMYQYRDKSNGPRPESFREDVASASGFATNTEKEEHYSHLKAACESGMDFSSRWFVSDCGNNVGTLANIKTTWIVPVDLNCILFRNCKTLAEFNSWMGNTDRAENYRMIAGNLIKAITAVLWNEERGVWFDYDLKNKVPRDYFVATNLSPLWARAYPINNADKITESLMRYIEENKLDSFPGGVPHTLSNTGEQWDYPNVWPPMMHVLIEGLNNLGTPQAKELSQRWRDRWVRSNYEAYKKTGFMYEKYNCEVFGSGGSGEYVNQTGFGWTNGVLIELLAKYGQELTAKDPADAAGCVCPEDDDKSTGKPIVDEECPITSEAYLAQKLEKSQAACATPVNAECNGNGGNTGNAGNAANAQETETGCSVMCCRTVYEEEEEPALIESFATSEQECQCGEEPIKPDPVAKAQTPCPPQTPPQAPCPPQTPPQAPCPPKAQPQAPCPPKAQPQVQCPPKAQPQAQCPTSTVNVATATAETRASIAICPVCHEVCDKQEKREKPPIFSLASAAECADPCKASEPKPIEIEMEDVDCLLDLTPSQLEEATAACPCDTEVVNDGCAEAQARSAEDGQDCGESPSVAPDCSVGPAPPNPMLRKVFPLADSTTGNCFDAKPQEANNDDDDHCICCRAKADARAENQKECN encoded by the exons ATGTCTGCTCGCAAATGCGCTGAATGTGGCGAAGTGCACCTGGCAGGTGCCAATGG TGCCATCTATTGCTGTGGCACCTTGCTACGGGCAGTACAAATGTCGAATATGTTCAAGGACTCGAAATATTTTGTGGATATGGCCAGTCGCTATTCGCCTGATCGAATTTTGGCCGATTGGCAGCTCTTCTGCAGCTgcaaaaagaatgaaaactCGGTGAAGCATTTAACCAATTTCGTGGAGAATCATTTCGAGCCACCTGGCACAGAGTTGGAGGCCTGGTGTCCACCTGATTGGCGCTGCGAGCCCGCGTTCTTGGCCCAAGTTAAGGATCCCGAACTGAAGAAGTTTGCCTCGGAGCTGAACAAGATGTGGAAGAGTCTCGGTCGCCACATCAAAGACTGCGTCCGTTCGAATCCATTGCAATACTCCCTGGTCTATGTACCGAATCCGTTTATAGTGCCTGGTGGACGATTCAATGAGTTCTACTATTGGGACACGTATTGGATTGTGCGTGGTCTGCTGTACAATGGCATGGCACAGACGGCACGGGGTATGATCGATAACCTGCTGTACATTGTGTCGCAGTACAAGTTTGTGCCGAATGGTGGACGCATCTATTATTGGGGTCGCTCGCAGCCACCGCTGCTGGTGCCCATGGTGAAGTCGTACGTGGAGATGACCAATGATCGCAAGTATGCGGTACAAGTGCTGCCCATACTCGAGATGGAGATCGATAATTTCCTGAGCAATCATGCGGTTCAGGTCAAGGGACGCACCATGTATCAGTATCGCGACAAATCGAATGGACCACGACCCGAATCGTTTCGCGAGGATGTGGCGAGTGCCTCAGGCTTTGCCACGAACACCGAAAAGGAGGAGCACTACTCGCATCTGAAGGCTGCCTGTGAGTCGGGCATGGACTTTAGTTCACGCTGGTTTGTCTCCGACTGTGGTAATAATGTGGGTACTTTGGCCAACATCAAGACCACCTGGATAGTGCCTGTTGATCTGAACTGCATATTGTTTCGCAATTGCAAGACACTCGCCGAGTTCAACTCGTGGATGGGCAACACGGACAGAGCGGAAAACTATCGCATGATTGCGGGCAATCTAATCAAGGCCATAACCGCAGTGCTGTGGAATGAGGAGCGTGGCGTTTGGTTCGATTACGATCTGAAGAACAAGGTGCCTCGCGATTATTTTGTTGCCACAAATCTGTCGCCACTTTGGGCGCGTGCGTATCCCATCAACAATGCTGACAAGATCACCGAGTCGCTAATGCGTTACATTGAGGAGAATAAGCTGGATTCGTTTCCGGGTGGCGTTCCACACACACTGAGCAATACGGGTGAACAATGGGACTATCCGAATGTGTGGCCTCCGATGATGCATGTGCTGATCGAGGGCCTCAATAATCTAGGAACGCCACAGGCCAAGGAATTGTCGCAACGCTGGCGTGATCGATGGGTGCGATCCAACTATGAGGCTTACAAGAAGACCGGATTCATGTACGAAAAG TACAACTGCGAGGTATTCGGCAGCGGCGGTTCGGGTGAGTACGTCAATCAGACCGGATTTGGCTGGACAAATGGAGTGCTCATCGAGCTACTGGCCAAGTATGGCCAGGAGTTGACAGCGAAGGATCCAGCTGATGCTGCAGGTTGTGTGTGCCCAGAAGACGATGATAAGTCAACTGGCAAGCCGATTGTAGATGAAGAGTGTCCCATAACAAGCGAAGCCTATTTGGCGCAAAAGCTAGAGAAATCGCAAGCTGCTTGTGCGACGCCAGTAAATGCGGAATGCAACGGAAATGGTGGCAACACCGGAAATGCTGGCAATGCCGCAAATGCACAGGAGACTGAGACAGGTTGTTCGGTGATGTGTTGTCGCACGGTCTatgaggaggaagaggaacCCGCGCTTATTGAGAGCTTCGCAACAAGCGAACAAGAATGTCAGTGTGGCGAAGAACCTATTAAACCAGATCCAGTTGCCAAAGCGCAGACACCGTGCCCACCACAAACACCGCCACAGGCACCGTGTCCACCACAAACACCGCCACAGGCACCGTGTCCACCAAAAGCACAGCCACAGGCACCGTGTCCACCAAAAGCACAGCCACAAGTACAGTGCCCACCAAAAGCACAGCCACAGGCACAGTGTCCAACGTCCACAGTTAATGTGGCCACAGCTACAGCAGAGACTAGAGCATCGATTGCTATTTGTCCAGTTTGTCATGAAGTCTGCGATAAGCAGGAGAAGCGAGAGAAGCCACCGATCTTTTCACTTGCCTCGGCTGCAGAGTGTGCTGACCCCTGCAAAGCCAGTGAGCCGAAACCAATTGAGATCGAGATGGAAGATGTGGACTGTCTGCTTGACTTGACACCGTCTCAGCTAGAGGAAGCAACTGCAGCTTGTCCGTGTGATACTGAAGTGGTCAACGACGGCTGTGCCGAAGCACAGGCTAGAAGTGCTGAGGATGGACAAGATTGTGGCGAAAGTCCATCAGTTGCACCCGACTGTAGTGTTGGTCCTGCTCCACCTAATCCCATGCTGAGGAAGGTCTTTCCGCTGGCCGATTCCACGACGGGAAATTGCTTTGATGCGAAGCCGCAGGAGGCgaacaacgacgatgacgaccaCTGCATATGCTGTCGCGCTAAAGCGGATGCGCGTGCGGAAAACCAAAAGGAATGCAATTAA